Within the Polaribacter pectinis genome, the region AACCTGTTATTACTATTTCGTCTAGTTGACTTGCTTCTGCTGATAAAACAATATTTATAACACTTCTTCCATTTATTTTTACGGTTTCTGTTTTGTAACCTAGGTAACTAAAAACCAATGTATCTTCAGCTTTTGCTTTGGCTAAAGTATAATTTCCATCAAAATCGGTTGTTGTTCCAACCGTAGTACCAGATACAACTACTGAAACTCCTGGTAATGGCATATCTCCATCTTTATCAGTAACCACACCTTTAACCTGGGCTTGGGCGGATATGCTGATAAGAGCAAATATTGTAAGTAAAAAGAGTAATTTACGTCTCATAATTTAATTTAATTTAGTTAATGTTTAATTTAATTTAGTTAATGTTTAATTGATTTATTACGATGTTATCTAGAAGTAATTCTTGATTATTTGTTTCTATAGAAAAGGTTGAATAGGGTTGGTTTGGAAAAAATATCTCTGTCATAACAGTTTCTCCATCATCAAAAAACAACTCTATAGATGTTTTATCTATTAATATTGTTCCTGACAGGTTTTTGTTAGATGAAGTTCTTAAAGTGGTAGATATTTTATCAGCAAACTTTTCTGAAAATGATGTTTTTCCAGATTTTTTACGATCAATAAAAAAAGAATTTTTAGTATGATCATAGCCAAATAAAAGCGAATCATTAACTTTGTTAGATAGTATAAAAGTGAAGCTTTTATCATTTAAATTAGCTATGTTAAACTTTATTTCTGTGCTTGCTAAATCAATAGATTCTGAACCAATAATTTTTGTATTTCCGTTTACAGAAATATTTTCTTTTTTAAATTTGGTGCCTCTATATTTATTTAAATCCTGTACTGGGTTCGTAATTAATCGATAACCATTATTATCTTTTTTAAGTTCTACTTTTCTAGGAATTGTCATCGCACTTCTCCATATTTCTGTTGGTACTTTTACTGCATAATCCCAATTAGACATCCAACCAATCATTAATTTAGCACCATCTTTTGTTCTTGCATTAGACCAAGAAACACCAGCGTAATTATCTTTACCAAAATCTAACCAATATGTATGATTTTCTTTTAAGCTTTTTTCAAATTCTTTATCAATTATAAAATTCTTACCATCAAAATCTCCAATAAAATATTGTGTTGCACTTCCACCATTTGGCCCACCAGTTCCAACACTTACAAATAATACCCATTTAAATTCTTCTGTGCCTTTAATTGGTAGTTTAAATAAATCTGGACATTCCCAAACTCCATCTTTAGAGTTTTCATCTTTTTTAAATTCTGAAAGTAAGTTCCATTTTTTTAAATTTTTAGAATCGTAAAACATAATTTTATCTCCAGCTGCAAGAGACATAATCCATTTATGTCTATCATCATCCCAAGTAATTTTTGGGTCTCTAAAATCTTTAATAGAATCGTTATCTATAACCGGGTTGTTTTCGTATTTCTTAAAAGTTTTACCTTCGTCATGACTGTAAGCAATACTTTGTACTTGTTTAACTTTTCCGTTACCAAAATCTTTATGGTTCGTATACATAGCAACAATTGGAATAGATTTTTCAACTTCTCCTAATCCAGAGCTATTGCTTATATCTACAACTGCACTTCCAGAAAAGATGGTTCCAAGTTCATCAGGATAAATGGCAATAGGTTGCTCTGTCCAAGAAATCATATCTGTGCTAATTGCATGCCCCCAATGCATAGGTCCCCAAACATTACTTTCTGGATGGTATTGGAAATATAAATGATAGTAACCATTGTAATAAAACATTCCATTAGGATCATTCATCCAAGCTTTTTTTGGTGTAAAATGAAAGTTAGGTCTGTAAAGTTCCTCTTCTGTAATATTTTCAGAAGTTTTTTCTTTAGTTTCTGCTGTTTTTTTACAGTTAAAAAACACAAGCAATACAAGAGCTATAAAAGTTAATTTTTTGAATTTCATTTGCTTAATTTTTATTTTTGATTAGTTTTTTACTTAACTCCTCTAATGAAACACCTTTAGTTTCTGGCATCATAAAGATTACGAATAGTAATTGTATGGCCATCATAACTGCAAAAAACAGAAAGACAACGCTGGCTCCAATAGTAGAAAATAATACTGGTACTAATGAAGGAATAACTGCTGCCAATACCCAATGTACAGAACTACCAAAAGACTGTCCTGAACCCCTTAAATGATTTGGAAATATTTCTGATATAAAAACCCATATCACAGTACCTTGTCCAATTGCATGTGCAGCAATAAAAATAAATAAGAAAATAGGCATATAGGTTCCTTGCCAGTCAAAAAAGAAAGCTGCAGAAACTAATGATAATGATATAATATAGCCAAAAGAACCTATATACATTAGTTGTTTTCTACCTAATTTATCTATTAAAAATATACCTAACAATGTAAATAGCATGTTTGTAACACCAACACCAATACTACTTAACATAGCAGTACTTTCTCCTAAACCTGCTTCTTCTAATATTCTTGGAGCATAATATAATAATGCATTAATACCAGATAATTGATTAAAAAAAGCAATTAAAAAAGCTAAAATTAATGGAAATCTGTACTTTTTAAGAAAGATATTTTCATTAGGTATCGTATCTTTCATCTCTTGTTTAATTTCTTCAACTAAAGCATTTGAGTTTAATTTTGGATTAATGATTTTTAAAGCCGCTCTTGCCTCATCTTCTCTAGATTTAGTTAACAACCATCTAGGACTTTTAGGTACAGATAAAATCATTAAAGTATAAATAATAGCAGGTACTGCTTCTATTCCTAACATCCATCTCCAAGCATTTTCACCAATATTATTTAATAAATAATTAGATAAGAAAGCTATTAAAATACCAAACACAATATTAAATTGATATAAGCCAACTAATTTACCTCTATCTTTTGCAGGTGCAATTTCTGAAATGTAAGCTGGTGCAGCAATTGTCGATGCTCCAACACCTAAACCTCCAATAAATCTAAATAAAGCAAAAGTCCAAGGGTCATTCGCTAAACTAGATCCAATTGCTGATATAGTGTAAAGGACACCTATCCATATTAAGGTGTTTTTTCTACCAATTTTATTTGTTGGAATTCCACCAAAAATAGCTCCAATGACTGTACCCCATAATGCCATACCAATAACTACCAATCCATGAAACATATCTGTAGATTCCCAAATTAATTGTAGTTTTTTTTCAGCTCCAGAAATAACAACTGTATCAAAACCAAATAAGAAACCTGCCAAAGCAGTTGTTAATGACCATATTATTATTTTTTTATTCATATTATTAGTGTATCTAGATGATTTTTAGTTCTATTTTATCGATTTAATAAAATTTGTACTTTATATTAAACAAAATTAAATTAAAAGACTTTTTTTTGTTTAAATAATAAATCGAAAACGTTTTCGATTTACCGAAAACGTTTTCGATTAAGATAATTTAGTATATTTACGAGGTAATTAAGCACATATTTTTTATCAAAAGAATGAATTTAACATGGTAACATTAAAGCAAATAGCAGAAGAATTAGGTATTTCTATAACTACGGTTTCAAAAGCGTTAAAAGAATATCCAGATGTTAGTAAAAAAACAAGGAAGTTGGTAAGAGAAACAGCATCTATGCTAAATTACAAACCAAACTCTTTCGCTGTAAATTTAAGAACTAGAGAATCTAAAACTATTGGATTAATTATTCCAGTAATTGTGCATCACTTTTTTTCGAGTGTTATTAAAGGGATTATTGAGCAAGCAGAAAAGAAAGGGTATTTGGTAATTATTCTACAATCTAATGAGTCTTATGAGTTAGAAAAAAAACAAGTAGACTTATTGTTAAGTAAAAGAGTAGATGGAATTTTAATTTCTTTAGCAAATGGTACAGCAGATTTTAAACATTTAAATGATGTTATTGAGAATGAAACACCTTTAGTTATGTTCGATAAAATTGCTAAAATGGTAAAATGTTCTAAAGTTATTATAGACGATAGAAAAGCATCTTACAAGGCAACACAACATTTAATAGATATTGGTTGTAAAAGAATTGCACATTTTAGAGGTCCTTTATTGCCTCAAAATTCAATTGATAGATTTTTAGGGTATAAAAAAGCATTATTGGATAATGGTTTAGAATACGATTCTTCTTTAGTATATATATGTGAATGTGGAGATATGAGTTTCGAAGAAGGAAAACTTAATGCGCAAAAACTTTTAAAAGAACACAAAGATGTAGATGGAATTTTTATAAATACAGATCTAGTTGCAATTGGCGCAATGACAGAATTTATGAAACAAGGCGTAAGAATACCAGAAGACATAAGTATTGTTGGTTTTAGTAATTGGTTTATGGCATCTGTAATTTCACCTTCTTTAACAACTATAAATCAACCAGGTTTAGAAATGGGAATAAATGCATTTAAATTACTTTATAAAGAAATAAAGAAGAAAAAGAAAAATTCTGATTTTAGTTTTAAAGAACTTGTTTTAGATACAGATTTAGTAATAAGAGAGTCTACAAAAAATTAATATTAAGATTCATTTTGCATAGGTTTTAATCCTTTGTTTATCAGTATTTAAAATAGAAATAAATATTTTTATCACTTTGTAAAACATATTAAAAAATAATATAATTTTGTAGTAAATATATACTGCTATTATGCACATTAATGAATAAGTACATTGTTGTAAATCAACCAGAAAAATGGAAATTTTCTATTGATAATATAACTGTAATTTCGTCTCAAGAATATCTTACAAATTCGAAATTCGCACTAATTAAAAAAGCAAGAATTTTTAATTTATGCAAAGATTACACTTACCAAACAAAAGGATATTATGTATCGCTTTTAGCCGAAGCCAGAGGACATTCTGCAATTCCTACCATTAAAAACTTGGTCGATTTAAAAGATTTAAAATTGGTAAAAATTGTTTCAGAAGATTTTGATGATGTAATTCAGCAAAGCCTAAAAAACATAAAGTCTAGAGAATTTACATTAAGTATTTATTTCGGACAAAATGTTGCGCAGAAATACAAAGAATTAAGCAGTCTTTTTTACAAACATTTTCAGGTTCCATTTTTACGTGTACAATTTTCTTTTAACACAAAATGGAACATTCAAAGTATTAAAGCAATTTCTGAATCGGAAATTCCTGCAGAACATTTAGAAAGTGTGCACGAATTTGCAAACCAATATTTTTCTAAAAAAAGGTACGATACCCCAAAATTAACAAAGTCAGATTTTGATTTGGCTATTTTGGTAAATCCTAATGATCCTGCACCACCAAGCAACTTTAAAGCTTTAAAAAAGTTTATAGAAATTGCTGAAAAAATGAATATTTACGCTGAAATTATAACTCCAAAAGATTTAAGCAGATTAACTTCTTTTGATGCGTTGTTTATTCGCCAAAGTACAGAAGTAAACAATGAAGCTTATGCGTTTGCAAGAAAAGCACAACAAGAAGATATTGCTATTATTGATTACCCAGATGCAATTTTAAAATGTTGCAACAAAGTTTATATGGCAGAAGCGCTGAATAACGCAAATATTGCTACACCAAAAACTGTAATTGTTCATAAAGACAATAGAAATGAAGTAATTGCGCTAATTGGTTTGCCTTGTGTTTTAAAAGCGCCAGATTCTACGTTTTCATTCGGAGTTAAAAAAGCGAAAACAGAAGAAGAATATACGCAGTTGGTAGATGAAATGTTGAAAGAATCTGACTTGATAATTGCGCAAGAATTTTGTCCATCTGATTATGATTGGCGAATTGGAATTATAGATGATGAGGTTTTTTACGCCTGCAAATATTACATGGCAAAAGGGCATTGGCAAATTTACAACTGGAAAGCAAAAAAGAAGAAAGAACAAGATGGAGATGCTACTTGTTTGCCAATTGAAAAAGTGCCAAAAAAAGTGATTCAAATGGCATTAAAATCGGCAAAATTAATGGGAAAAGGTTTGTATGGAATTGATATAAAAGTGGTGAACAATAAACCAATGGTTATCGAAATTAACGACAATCCAAATATAGATTTTGGTGTAGAAGACGAATATTATGGAGATGTAATTTACACTAAAATTTTAGCAGCAATTAAAACAAGATTACAATAAAATGGGTAAAAAATATCATTTATTTGAAGTGTTTGGTATTGAACTTGAATACATGTTAACAAATACCAAAACATTTAAAGTTGCACCAATTGTAGATGCGCTTTTAACAAAAAAAAATGGCAAATTAACTGGCGATATAGAAAATGGAGAAATTGCTTGGAGCAATGAATTGGTGGCGCATGTTGTGGAATTAAAAACAAACGGACCAACCAGTAATTTGGACGGTTTATCAGAATTATTTCATAAAAATATTATTGAAATTAATGCACTTTTAGAAAGTTTAGATGTCAATTTATTGCCAACAGCTTCACATCCATTAATGAACCCTTTAACAGATACTTCTCTATGGAAACACAGTTATAGCGAGGTTTATGCGTTGTACAATAAAATTTTCGATTGCAAAGGTCATGGTTGGAGCAATGTGCAAAGTACGCACATAAATTTGCCGTTTTTTAACGATGAAGAGTTTGAGAAATTACATGCAGCAGTTCGTGTTATTTTACCATTAATACCAGCTTTGTGCGCAAGTTCGCCAGTTTTGGAAGGAAAAAATACAGGTTTTAAAGATACTCGTTTAGAATATTATAAAACGAACCAAAAAGAAATTCCAGCAATGACAGGAATGGTAATTCCTGAAGATGTTTTTAACAAAAAAGACTACAATTCAGTAATTTTTAATCCGATAAATAAAGCGATAAAACCTTTTGATACGGATAATATTTTAGAGCATCACTTTTTAAATAGTAGAGGTGCCATTGCGCGTTTCGATAGAAATGCCATTGAAATTCGTTTGGTAGATATTCAAGAATGTCCAAAAGCAGATATTGCTATATGTGTCTTAATTATTGAAGTTTTAAAATTGCTTGTTAATTTAGATTTGGCAACACTTTCTAATCAGAAAAATTGGAAAAACACAGCGCTTTTTCCAATTTTAAATGATACTATTAAAGATGCTGAAAATACAGTTATTTCTAATTTAGATTATTTACAAATTTTTGGAATTGAAAAAGAAGCTACTGCAAAAGAAGTTTGGCAACATTTGTACAATTTGGCAAAACCTAATATCAATAAATCTCATTACGAAGCACTGGAACTTATTTTAGAAAAAGGAACACTTTCCACAAGAATTTTAAATGCTTTAAATGATGATTTATCAGAAACAAATATCAAAAAAATATATACAGATTTGGCAA harbors:
- a CDS encoding sugar porter family MFS transporter, which translates into the protein MNKKIIIWSLTTALAGFLFGFDTVVISGAEKKLQLIWESTDMFHGLVVIGMALWGTVIGAIFGGIPTNKIGRKNTLIWIGVLYTISAIGSSLANDPWTFALFRFIGGLGVGASTIAAPAYISEIAPAKDRGKLVGLYQFNIVFGILIAFLSNYLLNNIGENAWRWMLGIEAVPAIIYTLMILSVPKSPRWLLTKSREDEARAALKIINPKLNSNALVEEIKQEMKDTIPNENIFLKKYRFPLILAFLIAFFNQLSGINALLYYAPRILEEAGLGESTAMLSSIGVGVTNMLFTLLGIFLIDKLGRKQLMYIGSFGYIISLSLVSAAFFFDWQGTYMPIFLFIFIAAHAIGQGTVIWVFISEIFPNHLRGSGQSFGSSVHWVLAAVIPSLVPVLFSTIGASVVFLFFAVMMAIQLLFVIFMMPETKGVSLEELSKKLIKNKN
- a CDS encoding LacI family DNA-binding transcriptional regulator, whose translation is MVTLKQIAEELGISITTVSKALKEYPDVSKKTRKLVRETASMLNYKPNSFAVNLRTRESKTIGLIIPVIVHHFFSSVIKGIIEQAEKKGYLVIILQSNESYELEKKQVDLLLSKRVDGILISLANGTADFKHLNDVIENETPLVMFDKIAKMVKCSKVIIDDRKASYKATQHLIDIGCKRIAHFRGPLLPQNSIDRFLGYKKALLDNGLEYDSSLVYICECGDMSFEEGKLNAQKLLKEHKDVDGIFINTDLVAIGAMTEFMKQGVRIPEDISIVGFSNWFMASVISPSLTTINQPGLEMGINAFKLLYKEIKKKKKNSDFSFKELVLDTDLVIRESTKN
- a CDS encoding glutamate-cysteine ligase family protein, producing the protein MGKKYHLFEVFGIELEYMLTNTKTFKVAPIVDALLTKKNGKLTGDIENGEIAWSNELVAHVVELKTNGPTSNLDGLSELFHKNIIEINALLESLDVNLLPTASHPLMNPLTDTSLWKHSYSEVYALYNKIFDCKGHGWSNVQSTHINLPFFNDEEFEKLHAAVRVILPLIPALCASSPVLEGKNTGFKDTRLEYYKTNQKEIPAMTGMVIPEDVFNKKDYNSVIFNPINKAIKPFDTDNILEHHFLNSRGAIARFDRNAIEIRLVDIQECPKADIAICVLIIEVLKLLVNLDLATLSNQKNWKNTALFPILNDTIKDAENTVISNLDYLQIFGIEKEATAKEVWQHLYNLAKPNINKSHYEALELILEKGTLSTRILNALNDDLSETNIKKIYTDLANCLADNRLFS
- a CDS encoding RimK family protein; the protein is MNKYIVVNQPEKWKFSIDNITVISSQEYLTNSKFALIKKARIFNLCKDYTYQTKGYYVSLLAEARGHSAIPTIKNLVDLKDLKLVKIVSEDFDDVIQQSLKNIKSREFTLSIYFGQNVAQKYKELSSLFYKHFQVPFLRVQFSFNTKWNIQSIKAISESEIPAEHLESVHEFANQYFSKKRYDTPKLTKSDFDLAILVNPNDPAPPSNFKALKKFIEIAEKMNIYAEIITPKDLSRLTSFDALFIRQSTEVNNEAYAFARKAQQEDIAIIDYPDAILKCCNKVYMAEALNNANIATPKTVIVHKDNRNEVIALIGLPCVLKAPDSTFSFGVKKAKTEEEYTQLVDEMLKESDLIIAQEFCPSDYDWRIGIIDDEVFYACKYYMAKGHWQIYNWKAKKKKEQDGDATCLPIEKVPKKVIQMALKSAKLMGKGLYGIDIKVVNNKPMVIEINDNPNIDFGVEDEYYGDVIYTKILAAIKTRLQ
- a CDS encoding glycoside hydrolase family 32 protein, producing MKFKKLTFIALVLLVFFNCKKTAETKEKTSENITEEELYRPNFHFTPKKAWMNDPNGMFYYNGYYHLYFQYHPESNVWGPMHWGHAISTDMISWTEQPIAIYPDELGTIFSGSAVVDISNSSGLGEVEKSIPIVAMYTNHKDFGNGKVKQVQSIAYSHDEGKTFKKYENNPVIDNDSIKDFRDPKITWDDDRHKWIMSLAAGDKIMFYDSKNLKKWNLLSEFKKDENSKDGVWECPDLFKLPIKGTEEFKWVLFVSVGTGGPNGGSATQYFIGDFDGKNFIIDKEFEKSLKENHTYWLDFGKDNYAGVSWSNARTKDGAKLMIGWMSNWDYAVKVPTEIWRSAMTIPRKVELKKDNNGYRLITNPVQDLNKYRGTKFKKENISVNGNTKIIGSESIDLASTEIKFNIANLNDKSFTFILSNKVNDSLLFGYDHTKNSFFIDRKKSGKTSFSEKFADKISTTLRTSSNKNLSGTILIDKTSIELFFDDGETVMTEIFFPNQPYSTFSIETNNQELLLDNIVINQLNIN